From Nematostella vectensis chromosome 14, jaNemVect1.1, whole genome shotgun sequence, a single genomic window includes:
- the LOC5504772 gene encoding pyruvate dehydrogenase E1 component subunit alpha, mitochondrial: MLSRGLRGIRPPLASVKQAASLRLMNKRGFSDQVHSAEFDLREYTLHKITDGPPGKAVMTREEGLTYYRQMQIVRRMETAASNLYKSKVIRGFCHLYSGQEACCVGMEASIDKNDSVITAYRCHGWTYMRGRSAREVLCELTGRKTGCTQGKGGSMHMYGHEYYGGNGIVGAQVPLGAGIALAHKLRGNGRICLTLYGDGAANQGQLFETYNMAKLWNLPCIFICENNGYGMGTSVERAAATTEYYSRGDYIPGIRVDGMDVLTVREATKWAVDYARSGKGPILMELKTYRYYGHSMSDPGTSYRSRDEIQSVRKTRDPITGLREKLLDSGLASTDDIKKIEQEAKAEIDEAVECAKNDPEPPLDDLFMHVYSGGTYADRQIRGCDVMSWHATN, encoded by the exons GCTGCTTCATTAAGGCTGATGAACAAGAGGGGTTTCTCTGATCAAGTTCATAGTGCAGAATTTGACCTTAGG GAATACACCCTGCACAAGATCACAGATGGTCCTCCTGGCAAGGCAGTCATGACCAGAGAGGAGGGACTGACCTATTACCGACAGATGCAGATTGTGCGACGCATGGAGACTGCAGCTAGTAACTTGTACAAGTCCAAGGTTATCCGTGGTTTTTGTCATCTCTACTCGGGACAG GAAGCTTGTTGTGTTGGCATGGAGGCTTCCATTGACAAAAATGACAGTGTCATCACCGCATATCGATGTCATGGCTGGACATACATGCGTGGGAGATCTGCACGCGAAGTGCTCTGCGAACTTACAG GACGTAAGACCGGGTGTACCCAAGGAAAAGGCGGCTCCATGCATATGTACGGCCATGAGTACTATGGGGGTAATGGCATCGTTGGAGCTCAG GTGCCACTAGGTGCAGGAATAGCTCTTGCTCACAAGCTCCGTGGCAATGGCCGCATCTGTCTGACACTGTATGGTGACGGGGCAGCAAACCAAGGTCAGCTCTTTGAGACGTACAACATGGCAAAGCTCTGGAATCTCCCGTGTATCTTCATCTGTGAGAATAATGGTTACGGCATGGGGACATCTGTGGAAAGAGCAGCTGCTACTACCGAGTACTATTCTCGCGGGGACTACATCCCTGGTATAAGG GTGGATGGAATGGATGTATTGACAGTTCGTGAGGCAACCAAGTGGGCTGTGGATTATGCCAGATCTGGAAAA GGCCCTATACTTATGGAGCTCAAAACGTACCGTTATTATGGACACAGTATGAGTGACCCAGGCACGAG TTATCGTTCCCGTGATGAGATTCAATCCGTGCGCAAGACAAGGGATCCGATCACTGGGTTGAGAGAGAAGCTGCTTGACTCAGGACTTGCCAGCACAGATGATATTAAG AAAATTGAGCAAGAGGCTAAAGCTGAAATAGATGAGGCAGTAGAGTGTGCGAAGAACGACCCAGAACCCCCCCTGGACGACCTCTTTATGCATGTATACTCAGGGGGGACATATGCAGATAGGCAGATCCGTGGCTGTGATGTTATGTCATGGCATGCTACCAACTAG
- the LOC5504771 gene encoding retinol dehydrogenase 7, with product MFVVTVFTLLAVYFAYRLLRSFLYPKKLITDVSHKYVLITGCDSGFGRVTAVHLDGLGVHVIACCLTEKGAENLRNECSERLRALLLDVTSSVNVQDVYETVKRIVPPNIGLWGLVNNAGTLDVGPIEWLPLSSYKHVADVNLWGVIDVTKAFLPLVQQAHGRVVNVSSITGRFCPKFLSAYAISKYGIEAFSDALRREMRPFGVKVSIVEPEGFKTNIATGFLDRVKQHWKNLSEELKAVYGERFLNRALEIWDPKNAHKQVCPDLSPVVNAITDGLLSYSPQTRYVVGGFGCHVILAVASLPGSIADWCFRLIFSRMDGAPPEPEICKQK from the exons ATGTTTGTAGTCACGGTTTTCACCCTTCTTGCTGTTTACTTCGCGTACAGACTTCTCAGATCGTTCTTGTATCCCAAAAAGCTCATAACCGACGTGTCACACAAGTATGTCCTCATAACTGGCTGCGACTCGGGTTTTGGTAGAGTGACGGCCGTTCATTTGGATGGTCttggtgttcatgtcatcgcTTGTTGCCTGACTGAAAAGGGAGCTGAGAATCTGAGAAACGAATGCAGTGAAAGACTTAGAGCTCTATTGCTAGATGTTACGAGCTCCGTGAATGTTCAAGATGTTTATGAAACTGTGAAACGGATAGTACCTCCGAACATAG GTTTGTGGGGACTCGTGAATAACGCTGGCACCCTAGACGTTGGTCCAATCGAGTGGCTTCCACTCAGCTCTTACAAACATGTTGCTGATGTCAATCTTTGGGGTGTGATTGACGTCACCAAGGCGTTCTTGCCACTGGTACAGCAGGCTCATGGCCGAGTAGTGAACGTATCAAGTATAACAG GTCGTTTCTGCCCCAAGTTCTTATCTGCATATGCCATCAGCAAGTATGGGATAGAGGCGTTTTCTGATGCACTGCGCCGAGAAATGCGCCCCTTTGGGGTTAAAGTCAGTATTGTAGAACCTGAGGGCTTTAAAACAAACATCGCGACTGGATTCTTGGATAGAGTGAAACAGCATTGGAAGAACCTCAGTGAGGAATTGAAAGCTGTCTATGGGGAAAGGTTTCTTAACAGGG CCCTTGAGATATGGGATCCCAAGAATGCTCACAAGCAAGTGTGTCCCGACTTGAGCCCAGTTGTAAATGCCATCACTGATGGACTTCTCTCTTATTCGCCGCAAACCCGCTATGTGGTTGGTGGGTTTGGCTGTCACGTGATCCTCGCGGTCGCCAGTTTACCTGGTTCCATAGCTGACTGGTGCTTTCGACTCATTTTCAGTAGAATGGATGGAGCTCCACCTGAACCAGAGATTTGCAAACAGAAGTGA
- the LOC5504778 gene encoding 5'-AMP-activated protein kinase subunit beta-2, with the protein MGNTSGKKDALKSDSSSTLVFEAGQKPFPSEEECKQALAAHEKAVKPPTKEFIFDDDLVEVVPPKKMTIPTVIRWENGGRKVLLSGSFNDWKTRIPMNYSNNEFTAIIELPEGDHEYKFCVDGRWVHDPNGPTTNDNFGGRNNVISVRKTDMDVFDALDTDANLSINSGSIKSVSGSPPGTYGQIIPSHVTPVIVRDGTNASVPPILPPHLLHVILNKDIVDHDDPSLLPEPDYVSLNHLYALSIKDGVMTLSATFRYREKFVTTLLYKPIVPD; encoded by the exons ATGGGGAACACATCAGGCAAGAAAGATGCTCTAAAGTCAGACTCGTCCTCTACACTGGTGTTTGAGGCAGGACAGAAACCGTTTCCAAGTGAAGAAGAATGCAAACAAGCACTAGCAG CACATGAGAAGGCAGTAAAGCCACCCACCAAAGAATTCATATTTGACGATGACTTGGTTGAGGTTGTGCCGCCCAAAAAGATGACAATTCCTACTGTCATAAGATGGGAGAATGGTGGTCGCAAGGTGCTTTTGTCTGGCAGTTTCAATGACTGGAAAACAAGAATCCCCATGAACTATAG TAATAATGAGTTCACGGCTATCATTGAGCTCCCGGAGGGTGATCACGAGTACAAGTTCTGTGTGGATGGGCGTTGGGTGCATGACCCTAACGGG CCTACCACAAATGATAACTTTGGAGGGCGTAATAATGTGATCTCAGTGCGTAAGACTGACATGGATGTTTTTGATGCCCTGGACACAGACGCAAACTTGAGCATAAACTCTGGATCTATAA AGTCAGTATCCGGCTCACCTCCTGGGACGTACGGCCAGATCATACCTTCGCATGTCACACCTGTTATCGTGCGTGATGGCACCAATGCCAGTGTCCCCCCCATTCTTCCACCTCACCTGCTCCATGTCATACTCAATAAGGACATAGTGGACCATGATGACCCCTCACTCTTACCAGAACCGGATTATGTGTCCTTGAACCACTTGTATGCACTGTCGATTAAG GATGGTGTGATGACGCTTAGTGCTACGTTTCGCTACCGGGAGAAGTTTGTCACAACATTACTCTACAAGCCAATAGTTCCAGACTGA
- the LOC5504770 gene encoding cytochrome P450 3A4 — translation MAILASVIAFVSTNALSLVLALSICVILYAYFVYPYLRSTMIATTGDLPGPTALPFIAHLHDLIRHKGQILKQFQEYRKKYGRLYAMFLVGKKPCVVVADPEIVKHIMVKEFSSFRDRPSFVMEQPEPFDSMMTIAKYEKWHRIRNTLSPAFSAHKMKLMVPLINSSCDVLINKLTKVAESGESFFTHKFHQGLTMDTILKTAFGIQSEAQTNYDDPAFKAARKSLSTSTTRRVIVTLLFLMPFKNYIFKAFPSLVIGNFEGLLEMTKMIVEVKKSNLHNEAKDMLDLMLSAAANENTSKKLSDMEVLAQSLIFLIAGYETTNITLSFVAYSLATNPEVQEKLQREIDSVWTEEDEMPSYDTVHNLPYLDMVISETLRLYPPGFVASRECTQDCVIKGYRFRKGLPIFIDAYSMHHDPEFWTDPERFDPERFSSEANQSRDPYSYLPFGHGPHNCVGMRFAQMEMKLALVRVLKKFSYVATADTPASPPVVVRALLGCDENMRLGIKFRD, via the exons ATGGCTATCCTAGCCTCTGTGATAGCATTTGTATCGACAAATGCGCTATCTTTGGTCTTAGCGCTAAGTATTTGTGTGATACTTTATGCTTATTTTGTGTATCCCTATCTCCGTTCAACGATGATAGCAACAACAGGCGATCTGCCTGGTCCAACGGCGTTACCATTTATTGCCCATTTGCATGACTTGATTCGGCACAAAGGACAGATTCTCAAGCAGTTTCAAGAGTACCGTAAGAAGTATGGCAGACTTTACGCCATGTTTCTTGTTGGTAAGAAGCCCTGTGTGGTTGTGGCGGATCCCGAGATTGTCAAGCATATTATGGTGAAAGAATTTAGCTCTTTTCGGGATAGACCG TCATTTGTCATGGAGCAACCAGAGCCATTTGACAGCATGATGACAATTGCCAAGTATGAAAAATGGCATCGCATCCGCAACACTTTATCACCCGCCTTCAGTGCCCATAAGATGAAGCTCATGGTACCTTTGATCAACTCTTCGTGCGATGTGCTTATAAACAAGCTAACTAAGGTTGCTGAAAGTGGAGAGTCATTTTTCACCCATAA GTTTCATCAGGGTCTAACCATGGACACTATCCTAAAAACAGCTTTTGGAATCCAGTCGGAGGCGCAGACTAATTACGATGATCCAGCCTTCAAAGCAGCAAGAAAGTCTCTTAGTACTTCAACAACACGCAGAGTTATCGTGACACTTTTATTTCTCATGCCTTTCAAAAATTACATCTTTAAAGCCTTTCCATCACTTGTCATTGGCAACTTTGAGGGCTTACTGGAGATGACAAAGATGATTGTTGAAGtgaaaaaatcaaatctacATAATGAGGCGAAG GACATGCTTGATTTAATGTTGAGTGCCGCTGCAAATGAGAACACGTCCAAGAAGCTTTCTGACATGGAAGTCTTGGCACAAAGTTTGATCTTCCTGATAGCAGGCTATGAGACCACCAACATCACCCTGTCCTTTGTGGCATACTCACTGGCCACCAACCCCGAAGTCCAGGAAAAGTTACAACGAGAGATTGACAGCGTGTGGACAGAGGAAGATGAAATGCCGTCATACGACACAGTGCACAATCTGCCATATTTGGACATGGTCATCTCAGAGACTCTCCGCTTGTACCCACCAG GTTTTGTGGCATCTCGGGAGTGCACCCAAGACTGTGTCATCAAGGGCTACAGATTCCGCAAAGGTCTCCCCATCTTTATCGACGCTTACAGCATGCATCACGACCCCGAGTTCTGGACGGATCCTGAGCGCTTCGACCCCGAGCGCTTCAGCAGCGAGGCTAATCAGTCACGTGACCCTTACTCTTACCTTCCTTTTGGGCATGGCCCGCATAACTGCGTTGGAATGAG GTTTGCCCAAATGGAAATGAAGCTGGCTCTTGTCAGAGTCCTGAAGAAGTTCAGCTACGTGGCGACCGCTGATACCCCGGCATCTCCACCAGTTGTCGTCAGAGCGCTTCTCGGATGCGACGAAAACATGCGGCTGGGGATAAAGTTTAGGGATTGA